TACTCGAAAGTTGTTCTTTGAGATTTAGTTGCAGCATATGTGTTGTAGGAACATCAAATTGTGGCTCAGTACCCAATAGtcagttgttttctgcattttgactagttttGGACTTCTGTAATGATCTCTATTTACTACCAATGGAAGTTTCTTTGCTGATGAAGGCTGAGACCTACTCTTACCTCTGGGTATCAGAGTAAGTAcatagaatacatttttaaattatattggtGTAGGATGGTGGAAATACTAAGTTCTCCTCTAGATTAACAGCCTCATCAGGCATTAAAATATGGAGCTAAGTTAACAGTCCCAGACATGAATTCTCTCCTCTTGAGACAGCCTTAAGTTTATTCATGAAATTTCAAGAATATGGTTTTGGAAACAAGGCTGAACAGTGGCAGCACAatttgacatgccaacatggatgggaAATCTGCCAATTCTCAGCCTCTGGATGGAAAGCTATTTAATGAGTGCACATAAAGGGAGACTCAATCTTCCTTAGGGATTAGTTATCCAATACTATGTAGTCAGccctaaaattatatacatatgacCAACACTAAAAGAATTTAGCAGTGTATTAGTATGCATATAATGCTAATTATTATAAAGATaaacatatgtaatatatttattttatataattcaaaacatatcatttatatatacctaattttatatgtatgtaaagtAAAAAAGACTAGGAATTTGAAGGACAGCTAGCACCCTTCTAATGGTAGATCTTATagtatattaattacaaaaaaaaatgaacatcattATGTATGATCACTTTTTAGGACAGGTTCAGGCATTGCAACACAAAGTTCTAAATTCAAGATCTATAAAACTCCTAGGTATGTTGACCATGGTTATTGTGTCTAAATCTGAGTATGAATGTAACCTAGATTCACTTTAAATGTTATTTGCATCATGTGCTGTCTGATGCATGTTGAATATTTTGAACTATAGACCAATATCTAGTATCAGAAAAGGGTTTAGAGGCTTTATAGGGTCATTATGAAATATTATATGTATTCAATGTCTTTCTACCACTGTGATTTTCACAAACCCACTACACCTCATCATACCCCCACTAATGTCTATTGCATCCCATTTCTACCCTGGAAACTCTGTGAGTGACTGTGTTTTCACTTAGCAGTGaccttcccagcctccagccaATTGGTCATTGTCAGTCTTCTTTGTCTCCATCCTCATGTTCTAAGCCTCCTCTCAATCACAGTATCTTACACTAGACACTACTCCAAATGCTTTGCCCCTCATGTTTTTGGCATTTTCAAATCCTCTATGACACTAATAAATACTGTTAACACCTAGAGTCTTTGCCATTTCATGGAGCACTTTTTTATACAACTTGGATACAAAATTGTCCTGTATCCTCTAGTTCCCTTTGGGGCTTTTTGTGTTCATTTAACTTCCCTTATCATATCTTTATTGTTCACCCAACCTGTTCCTTTTATTAATAAGGCTCCAATAGAAAAGTTTTCCAAAGTCTTTTGTTTTACAGGATGTTCCCCAACTATAGCAATATTTAGAAAATTGTGGACCTTTTTGCTGGTTAAACATAACTGGAAGTGGTCAGTAAGCATGTAATTCCTATGTATAATATTCTTGGGTCCTAACCTTTGGCTGTAGGTTTGTAGTATTTGGCATTTATTATGCTGAGGTATCTCTTGACACTCCATGGCATTTATGATGAAGGAATGctggattttattaaaaatatttctgacatCAGAGCTGGAAAAGTAGATGATTCCATCAAACTCACCCCTTCAGAGATCAGACATCCCCTtgcaagaggaggcaggaagagtgcaagagccagagggcatgGGTGACATCAGGACAACAAGgtcctctgaatcaactgagcaaaactCTATGAATTCACTAGGACTGAAGCCACAAGTACAGGGGCTGCACAGGTCTTCACCTAGTCCTCTGTAATACAATATAGTTttccatttagtatttttatggtcCTCCttagtattttcaataaaagggaaaaaagaaagtatatttttgTGGCATCTAATTAGATAATCAAGTGATATCTTTCATTGAGTCCATATCTGTGATGTACTACATTTAAAGCTGGCCATAGCTCAGCCATTCTTATATCTTTGGATAAATTTTGacaccattttattttatactaaaatCACTTTATTGTAATGAGCTCATGAATAAACACATTAAAGAGATAACATTGCAATCAATACTCAAAGGACACTTGCGCACACCTAAGCTCAGTATGATTCACTTTAGttctatacagttagaatagCAACGGTGAAGCCATAGAGTTTTGTTTAGCATTTTACACTGTCActagcaattttatttttatgccccTATCCACTGCAGAATAAGAAAATGGCAGAgttgaaattagaaaaataattaacttgATATACTGTTCCATAACTAACAAATGCCTTTGCCTGCTTCTTTGTGTAACATTACCTTTCTTGGTCTGCTTTATATGTGTTAGAATATAGTTATACTCACCCATTTACCTATACACATTTGCACATTATAGGATAGGATTTGCACATGAAAGagaacatgtgatttttttttctttctgagtttgtgTGATTTGGCTTAATGTTATTAGGTTCGTCCATCAATTTTCTTACACATTTTGAGATATCTTCAATCATTGTTGTTGagtaataatacattttatatatgaacATAAATTTGATTATGGATTTACAtgtttattaatatatatgtggGTCCCATTTCATTGTTATactaaatagagcagcaataatcATGGATGTGCATATATCTCCATGGAAGAGTATGGagttgggtatatgcccaggagtggaatagctgggttatagagtaattctatttttagtttttttgatcAATGTCCTCAATGGATGTATTAATTGCcttcttaactcttttttttaaagaaattttttatttatttcacagatcccttcccctccctccttccataccccagccttccccccgaatgccaattcccacctcctccaaggcaaggcctccagtGGGGAGTAATCAGAGTCTAAtatactcagttgaggcaggtccaaacacCTCCCCCTGAACTAAGGCTTTTTTGATACCAAAACAGATAACAACAccacagcaacaaagaaaatttACATACTAATCTCCCTAATGAACATATATGCAACCTAAATCCAAGATAACATCAAAAccatcattcattttcattggtttCTGTGGGAGATGGAAGATATTGatcatattttttgaaaaagtgGCAAGGGAAGACTCTCTTTTCTGAGATTTGTTGAGGACTGTTGCTACAAGCTTCAGAGCAAATCAACCTAATTGTCTCTCATGGAGCTGAAAGCAAGTATTTGGAAAGTTACAACTGAAGAAGTTTGCTGGTACTGATGCAGAGTAGAACAGTGATGAATGGACCAGGGCCTCCTGAAGCACAACTTCATGTCCAAACATGGTTTTAGTTTTCCTTGCAGTCAGACTGTAGGGCCAACAAGCTGTCTGTAAAATAACCAAGTACTCAGGATGCCCTGGCAGAATAAAAGCCTGAAGATGGTCAGCATTATTGAGAGAATTTTTTGCTTTATCCTTTGGACATCATTTGGACAAAAGGAAGCCTAGCAGGTGTAATTGAAGAGTGAGATCATCCTCTACACAATGGGATACGTTCAGGGAGAAGGCTAATACAACCAGCTGACAAAACTCTGCGACTCACCATTTTTGTTAATAGTTAAAAGCAAGGCATTACATCCTTAACTTTCTGTACTGACTTTCTGAGGGCAAGGTGTAAGTAAACCACAAAACATATCATTTACACACTTAAAATAAGAACAGGTGATTTTTTTCATGATCTGGAACAAGTGAGTCTAGGCACCATGGAGTAATGATTCATAAAAACAAAGGGTCCAAAACAGGGAAAACATAGAGATGTTAGGAAAGTTATGTCCACCAGCCACCAATTGTAATTATGCAAAAGAGCAATGCAGCCTtgtaagatggaggagagagtatAAAAAGCCAGAAATGTAGACACTAGGGCCAGGATGCTCTGGGTGGCTCTGGACTCAAAGCCGATTCTGCTGGAACCACAAGTGCTATGGATGTGTTGAaccctctgtttgtgtctgtacAGAATGACAATCATGTAGCCACTAGACCAGGCCATgagcaaagaaaagaagattTCAGGGCATACCACCAGTGCTGAATAGAGGGAGTCATTGATTTCATCCCGTCCAGCAGTTGAGCAGAATCCAAAGTCCCATTTTCTTGTCACATTTTTACTATTCCTTTTGATAAATTGGTACACAGGGAAAATGACATTTATCAACATGTACAAGACCCAGAGGAGGGCAATGCAGCATTCGATGTATTTTGCAGATTTAAGTTTTTGATCCTTACAGTAGAATTCCTTCTGACTGATGGTGATGGCCTGGAAGATACTCAAGAGGCAGGTGGTGCCAATGGACACACTCCGGCCAACCCTTTGAATATATAAAATCAATCTGCATCCAAAATAATTTACAAACTGATTCAATCCAAAAGCTGCAATTGTGAGTGGCACTCCTAAAGAGAGAATGATCAAGGTGTTGGCTGCCATTAGGTGCATGAGAATCAAATCTGTGGGCTTTAATTTGCTTTCTCCATAGTGAACTCGATAGtagtaaaaaagagagaaatttcccagaattccagCTGTAGTTTGTGACAATAATATGATTTTGATGGTCAGATTCCAGAAGTCCATTTTGTGATCGGGTATGTTTTTCTGTAAATAATGGCCAAAGTAATTTCTCTGGTCAAATGATTGAAAAGTATTAGTAATCAAAAAAGTGTTTTAGAAATGACTAAATTAAAAAGTCCTTTAGAGCTCTGGAGTACAATCTCAGCTTGGATTACATATCACGAATTTCTCAAAGTTAATGGCAGGGACAATTATTTTCAACATGCATACAACTGTAAGATATCCAAAGGCCTCAGCACACAAATGTGGCTTAGGGATATGTCTTCATAATGATGGAACAGGCAGCATTATGGGCTAGGATATTTGGCCTGTGAAAAGCAATGGGGTGTGAGAGCCAATACTATCAATTATA
The sequence above is drawn from the Peromyscus leucopus breed LL Stock chromosome 1, UCI_PerLeu_2.1, whole genome shotgun sequence genome and encodes:
- the LOC114710887 gene encoding vomeronasal type-1 receptor 4-like, with amino-acid sequence MDFWNLTIKIILLSQTTAGILGNFSLFYYYRVHYGESKLKPTDLILMHLMAANTLIILSLGVPLTIAAFGLNQFVNYFGCRLILYIQRVGRSVSIGTTCLLSIFQAITISQKEFYCKDQKLKSAKYIECCIALLWVLYMLINVIFPVYQFIKRNSKNVTRKWDFGFCSTAGRDEINDSLYSALVVCPEIFFSLLMAWSSGYMIVILYRHKQRVQHIHSTCGSSRIGFESRATQSILALVSTFLAFYTLSSILQGCIALLHNYNWWLVDITFLTSLCFPCFGPFVFMNHYSMVPRLTCSRS